One window of Centropristis striata isolate RG_2023a ecotype Rhode Island chromosome 23, C.striata_1.0, whole genome shotgun sequence genomic DNA carries:
- the LOC131962238 gene encoding leukocyte cysteine proteinase inhibitor 1-like, with the protein MDQEQMVLGGWGAPEEATEETQIICDKVKTKIEEKTNAKYEVYKLVKFRSQTVAGRKFRFKLHVGGVNYIHVEVYQNIQGELRLEKTHVDKTEDDAL; encoded by the exons ATGGACCAGGAACAGATGGTTCTTGGAGGATGGGGCGCGCCAGAGGAGGCCACTGAGGAAACTCAGATTATTTGTGATAAG GTGAAGACCAAAATAGAGGAAAAGACAAACGCGAAATATGAGGTCTACAAACTAGTTAAATTCAGGAGTCAGACTGTCGCTGGAAGAAAATTCCGCTTCAag CTTCATGTTGGAGGAGTGAATTACATCCATGTGGAAGTCTACCAAAACATACAAGGAGAGCTTCGGCTAGAGAAGACTCATGTGGACAAAACCGAAGACGACGCCCTCTAA
- the LOC131962237 gene encoding cystatin-A1-like translates to MANIVHVECRVVREDVDEEIQRICDKVKGPVEEFTGKTYEVYKAVKYRSHPPLGNGNFLIKVFVGVEDYIHLSVHEVRTLVLGMPRPIEMLQGVEQRRTKDDPLVSFVNTFKWSSSTATE, encoded by the exons ATGGCAAACATCGTTCATGTAGAATGTAGAGTGGTGAGGGAGGACGTCGATGAGGAAATTCAGAGGATTTGTGATAAG GTGAAGGGCCCAGTGGAGGAATTCACAGGCAAGACCTATGAGGTCTACAAGGCCGTTAAATACAGGAGCCACCCTCCTCTGGGTAATGGAAACTTCCTCATCAAg GTTTTTGTTGGAGTGGAGGACTACATTCATCTGAGTGTCCATGAAGTCAGGACCCTTGTCCTAGGAATGCCCAGGCCCATAGAAATGCTGCAAGGTGTGGAGCAGCGAAGAACCAAAGACGACCcccttgtgtcttttgttaacACATTTAAATGGTCCTCTTCCACAGCCACTGAATAA
- the LOC131961958 gene encoding uncharacterized protein LOC131961958 has protein sequence MPRGKSFRRSEAAKRRMADRRQVDVEPQHPANTSVAHHGIGQRHAVRRWPQSSLTGRQHKLVLPCESPDKKFVLVVGDSHLRAIVDGFVPMPEGSLSFGMMCTPGACAMELRTELLHAAVPRTPDAVLVIAPSNNLTSSRTIDEAGADFAKFLRAACSRWPNVCVTDFSPRLTVEVLQQDFLRQEFRRVAARMGVRYFPFAEHFPMDRRELWSRDGVHLSDSDGMPIFAGLLWTIAHEFLQPPTPKPQPAPRPSLPRRQVLPKVVVRGEVTVPRPSNPFEWTAVGKGGKRKAPEELEQSSGAERVVQQQTGATSLLECSIQPNPVWFSSSVLAAMDAVVPSHLPTPSTESTAVPRSSKRSKVEHRRTSARQKVPARALPVVKPVPPPATAHLKVDARREVAATATAAAAAATTALLKVDARGEVATTAVAAAATAAAVAAPGGDLQPVVPGEYDANPISCRCAESLESCVPGNHVRSAPLTSDINTNIACGVAAVIRHVISPVCTWKGTDIDSIGVEGGKIANRITEARQNGDGKGLCELIEQQNVFGRQWQVAIPPPARSDFNWLEGDTVMFEKVQQHLLVHGSCLLDLHGAVSAIIHHDEYFVVVDCGTRDASGMASSIGTSVAVFNTCINDLMLHISHLKESLGAKWYAVHGISVTECPVDSDRESATLFAGGSVDVGIAVKLEDSVSVRTETDASSIRGTFHQGDARFQHGGLQCMAVSLVAVAKNSIVSVFSWQSGDLDKVVELGDKLYTSLRESKSISGRSELLCVPDLPKESVIDRQKFQFEYGDYVSGDVDVVEGQLIDAGVYSTLRNGLGKMCSKYDTCFLTVSGSTCAIISRDGQYAVVDSHARGADGMVDANGFSVVVYFSCLDLVFDHICKFAAAMKTPKLFEIAGVCVTHNSPSATVESREVDVGCSLPLQSPLQVAAEQVTLGSSSGRTGVKCKISVGSCRSKKLKSRGVDAVNSDVLFVSHVTSKSFEFNPLRSDVALALCKQLNVESEKLDLVSEEVGALGSPCRNEQIVGDGNCFFRAVSQAVSGTQKNHRKIRLAVFKQLKANPLAYQSILRSNYSSMADYLSRSRMSYVGSWATEVEIQAAADCLGVNIFTFCGDRWLQYSCKNRQFSNQAVYLENCSGNHYETVVCVKQPQMQSCYCYCKVSASSSGGYNFRQQSRQSSVCGESSSPVVALGCVAEEVINIDNDVIEQQHSGVSTQEQTSFTFNQSNVNSSKYLKSKKKLKLKIKYQENDLHREKLKEIGKVKYKTNELHRMKIIEKNKRKYRENVVYKHELIEKSKRKYRENVVFKHKLIEKIKRKYRENVVFKHNVIEKIKRKYRENVVFKHKLIEKSKRKYRENVVFKHELIEKSKRKYRENVVFKHELIEKIQRKYRENVVYKHKVKRMSQRQYRESEVHRQHIKVRSRREYHGSLEHKKRVIAGNKLKREKIKVKAEEFDYITQQFWDKVKDGPDFVCCICHRGLFKNQVLKCKRDDYTKSKVLRLIADRCISEEYLHKCNEDCVLPCKWLNTARGELWICRTCHCKISKGVVPPECALNNLAVCPIPPELACLNSLEQHLIALHIPFMKMLALPKGGQNGVHGPVTCVPANIVQTSNLLPRTDMEGSLLPVKLKRKLTYKGHYEYQFVDSTRVRQALRYLKGTNIHYKDVEFNEAWINQFCREPDSDCNGGSEAAADVGEDELLHDRQQHCMFQDTCLMPVDIGQETLDQYFDDILNLAPAEGNSPVRLLSDHTNEAKCFPVLFPSGYGTYRDSRQHRLTLSRYFNNRILHADGRFAQNVEYIFFAQYLSEVEQVVSNVSIALRKGKGGVPSKKVSRSVLNDEESLKKLLQFDDGYRFLKPIRGTPSFWQGVQKDLLACVRQLGVPTWFCSFSAADMRWKNLLNSILKQAGRTETAEELEWADRCQLLRGNPVTAAKMFDFRWHCFLKEVLMSPSNPIGKIKDYFYRVEFQQRGSPHVHCLFWIENAPIIDKNTDEEVVQFIDQYVTCELPVQDETLLDIVTSVQQHSKRHSKSCRKNRTVCRFNFPKPPSSKTFISRPVREEDGKKSCKCKLDEAHKLDRCACKNEGQTKPEIMKKEIAVAIMTKIKTALSDENASFDSVEQLFRLLGLNQTLFEAAYNRVSRKTHVVLKRQANEVWINQYSKPLLKCWNANIDIQYVVDAYACVAYIISYISKAEKEMGLLLGNAQREAAKEGNSSAKDALKHLGSVYLHNRDVCAQEAVYRLTNMHLKECSRKVVFVPVGENTVRMSLPLSVLKQKASSHDLTDEDMWMRNIVDRYKNRPKDSTFNDVCLATFGSEYRVLSKNERPVNRVKLDNNCGFVVKRTRTQPAVVRYVRFSETKNPELFYRSILQLFLPYRKDGQLKPAGFETFEQFYSDGHVRLGDGLLHSVKAVVDLNRLKFERDADELDDIQNSISSDGVLEDAWCELCPEQELERLECIEERTETEQIVDEPVDSIPDLVVNSKDVAHLEKRNNVLCRRDGLALVRSLNETQMLIFYQIRQWCLDRVNGKKPDPLHVFVTGGAGTGKTHLIKAIQYEAMRLLSRGCRDPDDICVLLTAPTGIAAHNLNAATIHNAFSIGIDVRLPYTPLGEEKLNSLRAKYSSLQLLIIDEISMVDHKLLAYIHGRLRQIKQCGDYSPFGNVSVIAVGDFYQLPPVKGKALYLDDVGVNLWSQLFKVVELKTIVRQKDQVFAELLNRVRTRLKGTPMTASDIDILKGCETGEVSSALHIFPTNRQVNEHNVQQLFKSCPDYVEIEAQDFVNSKKTGKLELISGHHSRAFDTCLDETLLLGKDARVMLFKNLDVADGLVNGVCGTVTHIVYPENDGKRFPQTVYVKFDDDRVGVQKRKRCAFASAVQMGSTGIGPEEERVTKKGGMRRQFPLKLAWACTVHKVQGLTVDSAVVSLKKIFAAGQAYVALSRVRNLSGLVIRDFKEKVIYCKDTVKDAIENMPPFMIDNISRNKFTNTQTFTVFLMNVQNLTQHVSDLALCTQHLQLNCIAVTETWLPAVSSFETVNMDGYAYHNQPRNLSYSSSNPILIEIQGQQHGGVGLYSADNLACNVLPVPNVNLECLVYHCTTYSILIAVIYRPPSYPMTLFKENLGKLLDWLNPKSDTIAVMGDFNDDILKSSSIAKFMTNKGFVQIVKQPTTENGTLIDHVYVRTTHYDVESLVLSTYFSDHEGIMCSFACRT, from the exons GGTCATTGCACCAAGCAACAACCTGACATCCAGCAGGACCATCGACGAGGCAGGGGCAGACTTTGCTAAGTTCCTGCGCGCTGCCTGCTCGCGATGGCCTAAC GTGTGTGTCACAGACTTTTCACCCCGTCTGACCGTTGAAGTCCTTCAGCAAGACTTCTTGCGTCAAGAGTTCCGCCGTGTGGCAGCACGTATGG GTGTCAGGTACTTCCCTTTTGCTGAGCATTTCCCCATGGACCGCCGTGAGCTATGGAGCAGAGATGGT gTTCACCTCAGCGATAGTGATGGCATGCCCATTTTCGCCGGGCTGCTGTGGACTATTGCACACGAGTTCCTGCAGCCTCCGACACCAAAGCCACAGCCTGCTCCCAGACCGTCGCTGCCTCGTAGGCAGGTTCTGCCGAAGGTGGTCGTCAGGGGAGAGGTCACCGTACCTCGTCCATCCAACCCCTTTGAGTGGACCGCCGTTGGCAAGGGGGGGAAG AGGAAGGCACCCGAGGAACTTGAGCAGTCCTCTGGTGCAGAGAGGGTGGTTCAGCAGCAG ACTGGCGCAACTTCACTCCTGGAGTGTTCCATCCAGCCCAACCCTGTTTGGTTCAGCAGTTCGGTGTTGGCTGCGATGGATGCTGTTGTTCCATCCCATCTTCCTACCCCTTCTACAGAGTCTACTGCTGTTCCACGAAGCTCAAAG CGTTCAAAAGTGGAACATCGTCGGACTTCTGCACGCCAGAAG gTTCCGGCGAGAGCTTTGCCCGTGGTGAAACCTGTGCCACCGCCTGCAACTGCTCATTTGAAAGTGGATGCCAGGAGGGAG gTCGCCGCCACTGCCACCGCCGCTGCCGCCGCCGCCACCACCGCTCTTCTGAAAGTGGATGCCAGGGGGGAG gTCGCCACCACCGCCGTCGCCGCTGCCGCCACCGCTGCTGCCGTCGCCGCGCCGGGGGGGGACCTTCAGCCTGTCGTCCCAGGTGAGTATGACGCTAACCCCATTTCTTGCAGGTGTGCAGAGTCCCTCGAGTCTTGTGTTCCTGGTAATCATGTCAGAAGTGCACCACTCACATCTGACATCAATACTAACATAGCATGTGGTGTTGCAGCAGTTATCAGACATGTCATTTCTCCAGTGTGCACATGGAAAGGGACAGATATTGACAGCATAGGCGTAGAAGGTGGCAAAATTGCGAATCGCATAACTGAAGCTAGGCAGAATGGTGATGGTAAGGGTTTGTGTGAGTTGATTGAACAGCAAAATGTGTTTGGCAGGCAGTGGCAGGTAGCTATTCCTCCTCCAGCACGTAGTGATTTTAATTGGCTGGAGGGGGACACGGTGATGTTTGAGAAGGTGCAACAGCATTTGTTAGTGCATGGGTCGTGTCTGTTGGACCTCCACGGTGCAGTTAGTGCCATTATtcatcatgatgagtatttTGTGGTTGTTGATTGTGGCACGCGTGATGCTTCTGGGATGGCATCTAGTATTGGCACGTCCGTGGCAGTGTTCAACACGTGCATTAATGACTTGATGCTTCACATTAGTCATTTGAAGGAGTCTTTAGGTGCGAAGTGGTATGCCGTCCATGGCATTTCTGTCACGGAATGTCCAGTAGATAGCGACAGGGAGAGTGCTACATTGTTTGCAGGTGGGAGTGTTGACGTCGGCATTGCAGTTAAGCTTGAGGATAGCGTTTCAGTCAGGACAGAGACCGATGCAAGTTCCATCAGGGGAACTTTTCACCAAGGGGACGCTCGGTTCCAACACGGAGGGCTTCAGTGTATGGCTGTAAGTTTGGTAGCTGTAGCAAAAAATAGCATTGTTAGTGTGTTTTCGTGGCAGTCCGGCGATCTGGATAAGGTTGTAGAGTTAGGGGACAAGCTCTACACGTCGTTGCGGGAAAGTAAGTCCATCAGTGGGAGGTCCGAACTGCTGTGTGTTCCCGATTTGCCCAAAGAGTCCGTTATTGATAGAcagaaatttcagtttgagTATGGTGACTATGTTTCTGGTGATGTTGATGTGGTTGAGGGACAACTTATTGATGCAGGTGTGTACAGCACTCTCAGGAATGGTTTGGGGAAGATGTGTAGCAAATATGACACATGCTTTCTGACTGTGAGTGGCTCTACGTGTGCTATCATTAGTCGAGATGGGCAGTATGCAGTTGTTGACTCCCACGCACGTGGTGCAGATGGCATGGTAGATGCGAACGGGTTTagtgttgttgtgtattttagTTGCCTTGACCTTGTGTTTGATCACATCTGCAAATTTGCTGCCGCAATGAAAACTCCAAAACTGTTTGAGATTGCCGGTGTTTGTGTCACTCATAATAGTCCAAGTGCAACTGTGGAAAGCAGAGAGGTAGACGTTGGTTGTAGCTTACCTCTTCAGTCACCACTTCAAGTGGCAGCTGAACAGGTAACACTTGGCAGTAGCAGCGGTCGGACAGGTGTGAAATGCAAGATTTCAGTGGGTAGTTGTAGATCCAAGAAGTTGAAAAGCAGGGGTGTTGATGCGGTTAATTCAGATGTTTTATTTGTCAGCCATGTGACAAGTAAAAGTTTTGAGTTTAATCCGCTGCGTAGTGACGTAGCATTAGCTTTGTGCAAACAGTTGAATGTAGAGTCGGAGAAACTTGATCTAGTATCTGAAGAAGTTGGTGCATTAGGGTCCCCTTGTAGGAACGAGCAAATAGTTGGTGATGGTAATTGTTTCTTTAGAGCGGTTAGTCAAGCTGTGAGTGGCACACAGAAGAATCATCGAAAAATTAGATTAGCAGTGTTTAAGCAATTAAAGGCCAATCCTCTTGCATATCAGAGTATTTTGCGTAGTAACTATTCCTCAATGGCAGATTATCTGAGTAGATCGAGAATGAGCTATGTTGGTAGTTGGGCCACTGAAGTAGAGATTCAAGCAGCAGCAGATTGTTTAGGAGTAAATATTTTCACGTTTTGTGGTGATCGCTGGCTTCAATACAGTTGCAAGAATAGGCAATTTTCCAATCAGGCAGTGTATTTAGAAAATTGTAGTGGTAACCATTATGAGACCGTTGTTTGTGTTAAGCAGCCTCAGATGCAGAGTTGTTATTGTTACTGTAAAGTGAGTGCGTCTTCTTCTGGAGGTTACAATTTTAGACAGCAAAGTAGACAGAGTAGTGTTTGTGGTGAGAGTTCAAGTCCAGTTGTAGCTTTAGGTTGTGTAGCTGAAGAAGTTATCAATATTGACAATGATGTTATAGAACAGCAGCATAGTGGTGTGTCTACGCAAGAGCAGacttcatttacatttaaccAAAGTAATGTTAATTCTTCTAAGTAtttgaaaagtaaaaagaagttaaaattaaaaataaaataccagGAAAATGATTTGCATAGGGAGAAATTGAAGGAAATTGGTAAAGTGAAATATAAGACAAATGAGTTGCATAGGATGAAGATCATTGAAAAGAATAAAAGGAAATATAGGGAAAATGTAGTATATAAGCATGAGCTCATTgaaaagagtaaaagaaaatataggGAAAATGTAGTATTTAAGCATAAGCTCATTGaaaagattaaaagaaaatatagggAAAATGTAGTATTTAAGCATAACGTCATTGaaaagattaaaagaaaatatagggAAAATGTAGTATTTAAACATAAGCTTATTgaaaagagtaaaagaaaatataggGAAAATGTAGTATTTAAGCATGAGCTCATTgaaaagagtaaaagaaaatatagaGAAAATGTAGTATTTAAGCATGAGCTCATTGAAAAGATTCAAAGAAAATATAGGGAAAATGTAGTATATAAGCATAAAGTTAAGAGGATGAGTCAAAGGCAATATAGGGAAAGTGAAGTGCACAGGCAGCATATAAAAGTCAGGAGTAGAAGGGAATACCATGGAAGTCTTGAGCATAAGAAGCGTGTTATAGCAGGAAACAAATTGAAGAGggaaaaaattaaagtaaaggCAGAGGAGTTTGATTACATTACACAACAGTTTTGGGACAAAGTTAAAGATGGGCCAGATTTTGTGTGCTGTATATGCCACAGGGGGTTATTTAAGAATCAGGTTTTGAAGTGTAAAAGAGATGACTATACTAAAAGTAAAGTATTACGTTTAATTGCAGATAGATGTATTAGTGAAGAGTATTTACATAAATGTAATGAAGACTGTGTATTGCCGTGTAAATGGTTGAATACAGCTAGAGGTGAGCTGTGGATTTGTAGGACGTGTCATTGTAAGATTAGTAAAGGTGTAGTGCCACCTGAATGTGCATTGAATAATTTGGCGGTTTGTCCCATTCCACCAGAGTTGGCGTGTTTGAATAGTTTAGAGCAACATTTGATTGCGTTGCATATTCCGTTTatgaaaatgttggcattgCCTAAAGGTGGTCAAAATGGAGTACATGGACCTGTAACGTGTGTTCCAGCAAATATTGTGCAGACGAGCAATTTGCTGCCTCGTACAGACATGGAAGGATCTTTGTTGCCGGTAAAGTTGAAGCGGAAGTTAACTTATAAAGGACATTATGAGTATCAGTTTGTTGATAGTACGCGCGTAAGGCAGGCTTTGCGATATTTAAAAGGGACAAATATCCATTATAAAGATGTAGAGTTTAATGAAGCGTGGATAAACCAGTTTTGTAGGGAACCGGATAGTGATTGTAATGGTGGTAGTGAAGCAGCTGCAGATGTTGGGGAAGATGAGCTTCTGCATGATAGACAACAACATTGCATGTTCCAGGACACTTGTCTTATGCCTGTAGATATTGGTCAGGAAACactggatcaatattttgatGATATATTGAATTTGGCTCCAGCAGAAGGAAACTCTCCTGTAAGGTTGTTGTCTGATCATACAAATGAAGCAAAATGCTTTCCAGTGTTGTTTCCTAGTGGTTATGGTACATATCGTGATAGTAGACAGCATCGTTTGACTTTGTCGCGTTATTTTAATAACAGGATTTTACACGCTGATGGTAGATTTGCACAAAATGTTGAATACATCTTTTTTGCTCAGTACTTATCTGAGGTAGAACAGGTTGTGTCAAATGTATCAATAGCATTGCGGAAGGGTAAAGGAGGTGTTCCATCTAAAAAAGTTAGCAGAAGTGTATTGAATGATGAAGAATCTTTGAAAAAGTTGTTGCAGTTTGATGATGGGTATCGTTTTCTTAAACCGATTAGAGGTACCCCATCTTTTTGGCAGGGAGTACAGAAGGATTTGTTAGCTTGTGTTCGTCAGCTGGGTGTCCCGACgtggttttgttcattttctgcaGCTGACATGCGATGGAAAAATCTCCTCAATAGTATTTTGAAGCAGGCAGGTAGAACAGAGACAGCTGAAGAGTTAGAATGGGCAGATAGGTGTCAACTTTTGCGTGGCAATCCGGTCACTGCGgctaaaatgtttgattttcgCTGGCATTGTTTTTTGAAAGAGGTGCTGATGTCTCCATCTAATCCTATTGGCAAAATAAAGGATTATTTTTATAGGGTGGAATTCCAGCAGCGTGGATCACCACATGTTCACTGCCTCTTTTGGATAGAGAATGCCCCAATAATTGATAAAAACACAGACGAAGAGGTAGTTCAGTTTATTGATCAGTATGTTACATGTGAATTACCAGTACAGGATGAAACATTATTGGACATTGTTACATCTGTGCAACAACATTCAAAACGACATTCAAAATCTTGTAGAAAGAATAGAACTGTTTGTCGTTTCAATTTTCCTAAGCCGCCATCCtcaaaaacttttatttcacGTCCAGTCCGTGAAGAGGATGGCAAAAAATCTTGTAAATGTAAGTTAGATGAAGCACATAAATTGGACCGTTGTGCATGCAAAAATGAGGGTCAGacaaaaccagagataatgaaAAAGGAGATTGCAGTCGCCATTATGACTAAAATTAAGACAGCTCTTTCAGATGAGAATGCCAGTTTTGATAGTGTGGAACAGTTGTTTAGACTTTTAGGATTAAATCAAACCCTTTTTGAGGCTGCGTATAATCGTGTAAGCAGGAAGACGCATGTTGTTTTGAAGAGGCAGGCGAACGAGGTTTGGATTAATCAGTATAGCAAACCACTTTTAAAATGCTGGAATGCAAATATTGATATCCAATATGTCGTTGATGCCTATGCTTGTGTAGCGTACATTATTTCTTACATCTCTAAGGCAGAAAAGGAAATGGGGTTGTTGCTAGGAAATGCTCAGAGGGAAGCAGCTAAAGAGGGTAATAGCAGTGCTAAAGATGCTTTGAAACATTTAGGAAGTGTGTATTTACATAATAGGGATGTTTGTGCTCAGGAGGCAGTGTATAGATTGACAAACATGCATCTTAAGGAGTGCTCTAGGAAAGTTGTGTTTGTGCCGGTAGGGGAGAATACAGTTAGAATGAGTTTGCCGTTAAGTGTGTTGAAACAAAAGGCCTCATCACATGATCTTACCGATGAAGATATGTGGATGAGGAATATTGTTGACAGGTACAAGAATAGGCCGAAAGATAGTACATTTAATGACGTGTGTTTGGCTACATTTGGATCAGAGTATCGTGTTTTGAGTAAAAACGAAAGGCCAGTCAATAGGGTTAAATTAGACAATAATTGTGGTTTTGTTGTGAAAAGAACACGTACGCAACCTGCCGTTGTTCGTTACGTGCGATTTTCAGAGACTAAGAATCCAGAATTGTTTTATCGGAGCATTTTGCAGTTGTTCTTGCCATATCGTAAAGACGGTCAGCTCAAACCGGCAGGGTTTGAGACGTTTGAGCAGTTTTATAGTGATGGTCATGTGAGATTAGGTGATGGATTGTTACATTCAGTTAAAGCAGTTGTTGATCTGAATAGATTAAAATTTGAAAGGGACGCAGACGAGTTAGATGATATCCAAAATTCAATCAGTAGTGATGGTGTTTTAGAAGATGCCTGGTGTGAGCTGTGCCCAGAGCAGGAGTTAGAGCGTTTAGAGTGTATAGAGGAACGTACAGAGACAGAGCAGATAGTGGATGAACCTGTAGATAGTATTCCAGATTTAGTAGTAAACAGTAAAGACGTTGCACATTTAGAAAAGAGGAACAATGTCCTCTGTAGACGTGACGGTTTGGCTTTAGTTAGGTCTCTGAATGAGACACAGATGTTGATTTTTTATCAGATTAGGCAGTGGTGCTTAGATAGGGTAAATGGAAAAAAGCCAGATCCATTACATGTATTTGTCACAGGCGGCGCAGGGACAGGTAAGACTCATTTAATCAAGGCTATACAATACGAGGCAATGAGGTTGTTGTCAAGAGGGTGTCGTGATCCGGACGACATTTGCGTTTTACTAACAGCTCCTACGGGGATAGCTGCACACAATTTAAATGCGGCTACTATTCACAATGCATTTAGCATTGGTATAGATGTACGCTTGCCTTACACTCCATTGGGTGAGGAGAAGCTGAATTCTTTACGTGCTAAATATAGTAGCTTGCAGCTTTTGATAATAGATGAAATCTCCATGGTTGATCACAAACTATTGGCTTATATCCATGGAAGATTAAGACAAATTAAGCAATGTGGTGACTATTCCCCGTTTGGAAATGTTAGTGTAATTGCAGTTGGAGATTTTTATCAGTTGCCTCCAGTGAAAGGGAAAGCTCTGTATTTAGATGATGTAGGTGTTAATTTGTGGTCTCAGTTGTTTAAGGTTGTGGAATTGAAAACCATTGTTCGGCAGAAAGATCAGGTATTTGCGGAGTTGTTGAACAGAGTTAGAACTCGATTAAAAGGTACCCCAATGACGGCGAGTGacattgacattttaaaaggtTGCGAAACAGGGGAGGTCAGCTCAGCTTTGCACATATTTCCGACAAATCGACAAGTAAATGAGCATAATGTACAGCAGTTGTTTAAAAGTTGTCCAGATTATGTTGAGATAGAGGCTCAGGATTTTGTGAATAGTAAAAAAACAGGCAAGCTGGAGTTGATAAGCGGACATCATTCCAGAGCATTCGACACGTGTCTGGATGAGACGCTGCTTTTAGGGAAAGATGCGCGTGTAATGCTGTTTAAAAACTTAGATGTAGCGGATGGTCTAGTTAATGGGGTGTGTGGTACTGTGACTCACATAGTTTATCCAGAGAACGATGGAAAGCGGTTTCCTCAAACGGTCTATGTTaaatttgatgatgatagggTAGGTGTACAGAAGAGGAAACGTTGTGCATTTGCGTCGGCAGTACAAATGGGTTCCACGGGCATAGGACCTGAAGAGGAAAGGGTAACTAAGAAGGGTGGAATGCGTAGGCAGTTTCCATTGAAGCTTGCGTGGGCTTGTACAGTACACAAAGTACAAGGACTTACAGTGGATAGTGCGGTAGTGTCGCTTAAAAAGATTTTTGCAGCTGGACAGGCGTATGTAGCTTTGAGTCGGGTTAGAAATTTGTCAGGGTTGGTAATTAGGGATTTTAAGGAGAAAGTCATCTATTGTAAGGATACAGTTAAAGATGCAATTGAAAACATGCCTCCCTTCATGATCGataatatttcaagaaacaaaTTCACAAATACACAGACCTTTACTGTGTTTCTGATGAATGTGCAGAATTTGACCCAACATGTATCTGATTTGGCATTGTGTACACAGCATTTGCAGCTTAACTGTATTGCTGTTACAGAAACATGGCTGCCTGCAGTTTCCTCATTTGAAACTGTCAACATGGATGGTTATGCTTATCATAACCAGCCAAGGAATTTATCCTACAGTAGCAGCAACCCAATATTGATCGAAATTCAAGGCCAACAACATGGTGGAGTTGGCCTATATAGTGCAGACAATTTGGCATGTAATGTTCTCCCAGTACCAAATGTAAATTTAGAATGTTTGGTTTACCACTGCACTACATACAGCATATTGATAGCAGTAATTTATAGACCACCATCTTATCCCATGACTTTGTTTAAAGAAAATTTAGGCAAATTACTTGATTGGCTGAATCCAAAAAGTGACACAATTGCAGTCATGGGAGATTTCAATGACGACATTTTGAAGTCATCGTCAATCGCCAAATTTATGACAAATAAAGGGTTTGTTCAAATTGTCAAACAACCCACAACAGAAAACGGCACACTAATTGATCATGTGTATGTGAGAACAACACATTATGATGTTGAATCATTAGTGTTGTCAACTTATTTCAGTGACCATGAGGGGATCATGTGTTCTTTTGCATGTAGGACATAG